CCTACTCTCTTGTCTCCCTTGTCATGGTCGTCGCCTCGTCTCCATCCCCTCTCTACTATCGCCGTCTCGTCTCGCCTCGCCTCACCAACAGTCGCTGCACCGACTATCGGCGAGGTGAGACGAGAGGCGACGGCAGAGAGGCACAGCGACGAGGCGAGACGACAGGCATGACAGAGAAGACGAGAAAGTAAGGGCGGAgacaaatttatcattttgcCCCTATTTTGTGAGACGTTCGATAAGACTGTCTAACTCTGTAGAACGACTCTAACACCAATAGTCAATAGAGTTCAAAATAATCCAATATAAAGCACATTTGGAGTGTGCCATCTTCAAAGTCTCTAACCCAGTCATTTTGCTTCACGCAAATATGTTTTAATTGGGTATTGTACTCCAAAACATGATGACCAAAAAGCTCtccatataatttattattattattattattattattattattattattattatttatcttgaaatcaattaattaaaatactccAATTGGTGGGTTTATGACATTAGATATTTGGTGATCAgaatttatgtaaaatttattattgtccTAACACCACTCACCCAATTGTTTGTTGACCGGAGGGTGTGCAATATTAAGCAATATGGTATTACATCAAATCATATGTAATACAATAAAAGCGTATCAGAAAATTCGATTTTAAGTGAGTGTAGAAATTATTTCTACATTGAAATTGTAATCTCCTCAAATTGTTGAAAGTCTGGTTATCGATACCTAGTAACCCTTTCCTTGCTGTATCAACTCATGATTTTTGTCTCATGCTAACAAGAGAACGTTCTGACACATGTCTGACTTTCTTGATCTATCCAAAATTTTCCTACTCAAGGATTGAGCTACTAGCAACAACACAACAAACAAGGAGCAGAAGATGAACAGAATAAGCAAGAGGAAGAAGCCCAAGCTCTGCAATCCCAATTCCCTCCTCTTCACACCAAATTCATTTTGTGGTGTCTCCAATCTGGGCTGGGGTTCTTCCACTCGGGCTTCTTTGAGATCGGATGGGCCGATGGTTCACAGTGGAGAAGCCCATTACATGACTAACCATGAATCGAACTAGTGAGGACAAATCTAGCACGTACGTTTCCCATTTGCTAAGTCTACTTTAGtagaaaatagaagaagaaaaagggggagagaacAGGGCAAAGTGCCAAATCCAAATCCCACATTGGCGTCCAAGCGAGGATGACTAATTAACCCAGTTGATGTATATAAGTGCTTAATTAGAGGTTAAGTTCTAAATGATTCTCTCCTTCCTTCTTGCATGTCTTTattatttactatatatatcTGTAGAATCAATCTCTGGTAATGAACAGTGTCTCAACCATTCAGCTTTTAATTGCAGTTTTcattattatactttattttttttccctattaTTATTGACTTTGCAGATGTGTAGTTCTTGTATATGATATATAAGTTAATTATTGTACCCTAACAAACAATTTACGTGTAATTGAAATTAGAATGTACTTTTTGtatttactaaaaataatattttataaaaaaaaagtttatagaAATAGCTCCCtcttaatttacaaaataaaggtGTTGCTTAGCCAAACTGAATTGTTGGGCTAATTATGTAGATTatggcattttttttattatgatcaCTTTTTTTGGTGTTCTCCtcttaatatgtatatataaacttttataattataataattacacaacacccgaattgaatttcatgaagaataaaaaatggatttaaataaaaaataaacacacaacacaagaaaaaaccaaacaaatgaCAGTGTTATGtaacaatttttattattaatgaataataaaaattggatttaaataagttttaattataaataataaataatgttatttattattgatGAATGTGttcaattaaaactattttatgttaaaattgtTATAAAGTTCAATTTTTCACTATTgcaatttatcattttttaaatttttctatattttcattttttttagaacaaagaaatttgagacgttattacaattataaaagtttaaatatatattgataaaatttattatataattaatacacgaaaaagaattttaaattttttaataatttattttatatataataaaattgaaaagaaaaacaacattaatgcaaattaatttgaatgaTTCCGACAGTCTTTTCTGCATGACAACTTCGTTCGTTCAACCTTAATTATTTGAACTGGTGTAGCTTGAATTGGCACTGAATATTAGGGTTCCACCATTGATGAATCCCATGATCTCGCTTAAACCCATTGGAGGGGCTGAGATTTACGGTCAAATAAGCCGAAGGAAGGAGATGCGGCGGCTCCGATGAATCCTTCCCCAGGCCGCCGGACAACAAACTCACAATCGAATTTTGTGTCGCAATGCTCGCAATCGCTCCAGCACCGGCGTCCACCATCTTCTTCCTGTGCTCAAAGTACCCAATATACTCCGAGCAAAACGGATCCGACGGATTCACAAAAAGGTATGGAATCCACCCAGATAATATGGAAAACGAGTTATCTTGGGTCTTCTTCACGGCCGCCGCAATTCCGGCCGTGATCACGCTGCTCGCGAAACGGACGCCGTACCTGACCTTCTCGTTCTTGATCCTCTCGATCGGTGCCGACGCGAACGGTGGGTTGAAAAGGTAGGTTTCCAGGAAGAATCCCTGCTTCGCCATGTTTTTTCCGGCGAGAAGGGCCATGGCGGCTCCCAGAGAGTGGCCGGCCAGCCAGACTCCGGCGGGTCCGGCAACAGAGACTAGTCTCCCGACGGCCTGCATAGCGAGCTCGAATCGGTGGGTTTTTTGGAGTTTGTGTTTGATGAACTGGAAATCGAGCTTGAGGTCCTGGGATCTGGAGCCTGGCTTGGTGATGGTGCCGCGCAACGCGAGAACGTATCTTGGAAGGTTGCAGGGATATGAAAAGGGAGATCGGAGCTCGTAGACGGCGGCGAAGATGGAGAGATCGGCATCGTCAGCGAGGACTTGGATTGGATGGAAATGAAAGAAGGCCCACCACGGAGGAGCTAGGGCTTGGGACCCTTGGCGCATCTGCTGGCGGTCGCGTTCTAGAATGTAGACGCCCTGAACCAGGCTGGCGGCGATTGACCTGCGGTGGTGTAGGTTTGCCCTGCAACAGTTTAACATACGTACAAGTTCAGAACTCAAGTTTAGGTTAAAACGTCGCAAAAACCtttttgagatttagaataaGTTCCAACAAAAGCTTCCTAATTAAACAACATTCATCATTTGTTTGATAGATATATAGATAAGAATTAAAGAGATTAACTGATGGATTGAGAAAACCTTACCAATCAACAGCTGTAA
This genomic stretch from Diospyros lotus cultivar Yz01 chromosome 1, ASM1463336v1, whole genome shotgun sequence harbors:
- the LOC127791166 gene encoding GDSL esterase/lipase At4g10955-like, which translates into the protein MASEREIFGLSGPSHLTAVDWANLHHRRSIAASLVQGVYILERDRQQMRQGSQALAPPWWAFFHFHPIQVLADDADLSIFAAVYELRSPFSYPCNLPRYVLALRGTITKPGSRSQDLKLDFQFIKHKLQKTHRFELAMQAVGRLVSVAGPAGVWLAGHSLGAAMALLAGKNMAKQGFFLETYLFNPPFASAPIERIKNEKVRYGVRFASSVITAGIAAAVKKTQDNSFSILSGWIPYLFVNPSDPFCSEYIGYFEHRKKMVDAGAGAIASIATQNSIVSLLSGGLGKDSSEPPHLLPSAYLTVNLSPSNGFKRDHGIHQWWNPNIQCQFKLHQFK